A section of the Devosia rhizoryzae genome encodes:
- a CDS encoding cytochrome c oxidase subunit 3 gives MATIEKNHDYHMVEPSPWPFWISVAVFVMMLGLISWLHFDTWLLFAAGFLGVLYVMFAWWSDVVKEAENGVDHTPVVQMHHRYGMMLFIASEVMLFVAFFWAYFDGFFRLDDVEQYARVAATGGHWPPTGVEVFDPFHLPLFNTLILLTSGTTVTWAHHALLEGDRQGLRWGLVLTVALGALFTCVQYLEYSHAGFSFTGNMYGSTFVMATGLHGFHVLIGTIFLLVCLVRAEMGQFTTERHLGFEFAAWYWHFVDVVWLFLFASIYVWGSWGVALNH, from the coding sequence ATGGCCACCATCGAAAAAAACCATGATTATCATATGGTTGAGCCCAGTCCGTGGCCATTCTGGATCTCCGTCGCCGTCTTCGTGATGATGCTCGGCCTGATCTCCTGGCTGCACTTCGATACTTGGCTTCTCTTTGCCGCAGGCTTCCTTGGCGTCCTGTACGTCATGTTCGCCTGGTGGTCCGATGTGGTCAAGGAAGCCGAGAACGGCGTTGACCACACGCCAGTAGTACAGATGCATCATCGCTACGGCATGATGCTGTTCATCGCCTCGGAAGTCATGCTGTTCGTGGCTTTCTTCTGGGCCTATTTTGACGGCTTCTTCCGCCTTGACGACGTCGAGCAATATGCCCGTGTCGCAGCGACCGGCGGACATTGGCCGCCGACCGGCGTCGAAGTTTTCGACCCCTTCCACCTGCCGCTCTTCAACACGCTGATCCTTCTGACATCCGGCACCACCGTAACCTGGGCGCACCACGCCCTCCTCGAAGGCGACCGCCAGGGGCTGCGTTGGGGCCTGGTGCTGACCGTTGCTCTGGGCGCGCTCTTCACTTGCGTTCAGTACCTCGAATACAGCCATGCCGGCTTCTCCTTCACCGGCAACATGTATGGCTCGACCTTCGTCATGGCGACGGGCCTCCATGGCTTCCACGTCCTGATCGGTACCATCTTCCTCCTGGTGTGCCTCGTTCGCGCCGAAATGGGACAGTTCACCACCGAGCGTCACCTGGGCTTTGAATTCGCGGCCTGGTACTGGCACTTCGTGGACGTCGTCTGGCTCTTCCTCTTTGCCTCCATCTATGTGTGGGGCAGCTGGGGCGTGGCGCTAAACCACTAG
- a CDS encoding cytochrome c oxidase assembly protein, translated as MTDALLAMHEERGRKNKRVGIMLGGLAFGMVGLAFASVPLYQLFCQVTGYGGTTQVASDNPKGVIAREMTTRFDVNVDTDLSWTVQAAKPIKDQIGRVDTVNYIATNNSDKPVTGQAIFNVVPEKAGVYFNKIECFCFTEQTLQPGETVEMPIVFFVDPDLDKNHELATVKEITLSYTFYASDNEGS; from the coding sequence ATGACGGACGCACTTCTCGCCATGCACGAAGAACGTGGGCGCAAGAACAAGCGCGTCGGCATCATGCTGGGCGGCCTTGCGTTCGGCATGGTCGGTCTCGCCTTCGCATCCGTGCCGCTTTACCAGCTCTTCTGCCAGGTCACCGGCTATGGCGGCACCACTCAGGTCGCATCCGATAACCCCAAAGGCGTTATCGCACGGGAAATGACCACACGTTTCGACGTAAACGTCGACACCGATCTGTCATGGACGGTTCAGGCTGCTAAACCGATCAAGGACCAGATCGGCCGCGTCGACACCGTCAACTACATCGCCACAAACAATTCCGACAAACCGGTCACCGGCCAGGCAATTTTCAACGTCGTTCCCGAAAAGGCCGGCGTCTACTTCAACAAGATCGAATGCTTTTGCTTTACCGAGCAGACGCTTCAGCCTGGCGAAACCGTCGAAATGCCCATCGTCTTCTTTGTCGATCCCGATCTCGACAAGAACCACGAACTGGCAACCGTCAAAGAGATTACGCTCTCTTACACCTTCTACGCTTCAGACAACGAGGGAAGCTGA
- a CDS encoding heme o synthase, whose amino-acid sequence MTGGARVEDYLALLKPRVMSLVVFTALVAMLVAPGGINPIVGLIAIACIAIGGGASGALNMWYDADIDAIMSRTQNRPIPSGRATRGEALAFGIILSVFSVTLLGLATNWVAGGLLAFTIFFYVVIYTMWLKRSTPQNIVIGGAAGAFPPMVGWAAVTGTIGWESVILFLIVFLWTPPHFWALALYKQGDYGAAGIPMMPNVAGEESTKVQIFVYSVILAAAGMLPLVLGFAGWIYGAVAVVTGLSFVWLALRLLRAPDSITMRKTARTLFTYSLSYLFVLFLALLTDTIALRLGVI is encoded by the coding sequence ATGACCGGCGGGGCACGCGTGGAGGACTACCTCGCGCTGCTGAAGCCCCGTGTCATGTCGCTGGTGGTCTTCACCGCTCTTGTTGCCATGCTTGTGGCGCCGGGCGGCATCAACCCGATCGTCGGCTTGATCGCCATTGCCTGCATCGCCATCGGTGGCGGCGCCTCGGGCGCGCTCAACATGTGGTATGATGCCGACATCGACGCCATCATGAGCCGCACGCAGAACCGGCCTATCCCCTCTGGCCGGGCAACCCGTGGCGAAGCTCTGGCCTTCGGCATCATCCTCTCGGTTTTCTCGGTGACCCTTCTGGGTCTTGCCACCAACTGGGTGGCCGGTGGGCTCCTGGCCTTCACCATCTTCTTTTACGTCGTTATCTATACGATGTGGCTCAAGCGCTCGACCCCGCAGAACATCGTCATCGGCGGCGCAGCAGGCGCCTTCCCGCCCATGGTTGGCTGGGCCGCGGTTACCGGCACGATTGGCTGGGAAAGCGTCATCCTCTTCCTGATCGTCTTCCTCTGGACGCCGCCGCACTTCTGGGCGCTCGCGCTCTATAAGCAGGGCGACTATGGCGCTGCCGGCATCCCGATGATGCCCAACGTCGCCGGCGAAGAGTCTACCAAGGTCCAGATATTCGTTTATTCGGTCATCCTCGCGGCCGCCGGCATGCTGCCGCTGGTGCTCGGCTTTGCCGGCTGGATCTATGGCGCCGTTGCCGTGGTCACGGGCCTGAGCTTTGTCTGGCTGGCGCTGCGTCTCCTGCGCGCACCGGACAGCATCACCATGCGCAAGACTGCGCGTACCCTTTTCACCTATTCGTTGAGCTACCTCTTCGTGCTGTTCCTCGCACTGCTCACCGATACCATCGCCCTTCGGCTCGGAGTGATCTGA
- the ctaD gene encoding cytochrome c oxidase subunit I, translated as MTDTAHLEAHATGHDHASHAHDHHTPTGWRRWVYSTNHKDIGIMYLVFSIVAGVIGGLLSGAMRMELQEPGIQIFHGLAAMAYGLEGDSAVDAGKHMFNVFVSAHALIMVFFTVMPATMGGFANYFAPLMIGAPDTAFPRINNVAFWLLPPALLLTVLSMFFEGPSGALGFGGGWTAYPPLSTSGHPGPATDFVIFSLHVAGVSSILGAINLITTILNMRAPGMTLHKMPLFAWSVLVTAFLLLLALPVLAGAITMMLTDRNFGTTFFNPEGGGDPVLYQHLFWFFGHPEVYIMILPGFGIVSHIVATFSRKPVFGYMAMAYAMVAIGFVGFVVWAHHMYTTGLSLDVQRYFVAATMVIAVPTGVKIFSWIATMWGGSITFRIPMLWAIGFIFLFTVGGVTGVVLANAGADRALHDTYYVVAHFHYVLSLGAVFSIFAGWYYWFPKIFGYMYNEFLGKLHFWVMFIGVNLIFFPQHFLGLAGMPRRYVDYPDAFALWNRVSSIGYYITFVAMIIFFYATWEAVRKKRLAGDNPWGDGATTLEWTLSSPPPFHQFSTLPKMDSKDAH; from the coding sequence ATGACCGATACCGCTCACCTCGAGGCCCATGCCACCGGGCATGACCATGCCAGCCACGCGCATGATCATCACACCCCCACCGGCTGGCGTCGTTGGGTCTATTCGACCAACCACAAAGACATCGGGATCATGTACCTGGTGTTCTCCATCGTCGCCGGCGTGATCGGCGGCCTCCTCTCCGGCGCTATGCGCATGGAACTGCAGGAACCCGGCATCCAGATCTTCCACGGTCTGGCCGCCATGGCCTATGGCCTTGAAGGCGACAGCGCCGTCGACGCCGGCAAGCACATGTTCAACGTGTTTGTTTCCGCCCACGCGCTGATCATGGTGTTCTTCACCGTGATGCCCGCGACCATGGGTGGCTTTGCCAACTATTTCGCACCGCTGATGATCGGCGCTCCGGACACGGCCTTCCCGCGCATCAACAACGTCGCTTTCTGGCTCCTGCCGCCAGCGCTGCTGCTGACCGTGCTGTCCATGTTCTTTGAAGGCCCCTCCGGTGCCCTGGGCTTTGGTGGCGGCTGGACCGCTTATCCGCCGCTCTCGACCTCCGGTCATCCAGGCCCGGCAACCGACTTCGTGATCTTCTCGCTGCACGTCGCCGGCGTGAGCTCCATCCTTGGTGCCATCAACCTCATCACTACCATTCTCAACATGCGCGCTCCGGGCATGACGCTGCACAAGATGCCGCTCTTTGCCTGGTCCGTCCTCGTGACCGCCTTCCTGCTTCTGCTAGCTCTGCCGGTCCTGGCTGGCGCCATCACCATGATGCTGACCGACCGCAACTTCGGCACCACCTTCTTCAACCCAGAAGGCGGCGGTGATCCGGTCCTTTACCAGCACCTGTTCTGGTTCTTCGGCCACCCTGAAGTGTACATCATGATCTTGCCGGGCTTCGGCATCGTCAGCCACATCGTGGCAACCTTCTCGCGCAAGCCGGTCTTTGGCTACATGGCCATGGCTTACGCAATGGTCGCCATCGGCTTCGTCGGCTTCGTCGTGTGGGCTCACCACATGTACACGACCGGCCTCAGCCTCGACGTCCAGCGCTACTTCGTTGCCGCCACCATGGTGATCGCGGTGCCGACAGGCGTGAAGATCTTCTCCTGGATCGCCACCATGTGGGGCGGCTCCATCACCTTCCGCATTCCTATGCTCTGGGCCATCGGCTTCATCTTCCTGTTCACCGTCGGCGGTGTGACCGGTGTGGTGCTTGCCAATGCCGGTGCGGACCGTGCCCTGCACGACACCTATTATGTGGTCGCACACTTCCACTATGTGCTTTCGCTCGGTGCCGTGTTCTCGATCTTTGCCGGCTGGTACTACTGGTTCCCGAAGATTTTCGGCTACATGTACAACGAGTTCCTCGGCAAGCTGCACTTCTGGGTCATGTTTATCGGCGTGAACCTGATCTTCTTCCCGCAGCACTTCCTCGGCCTCGCCGGCATGCCGCGCCGCTATGTCGACTACCCGGATGCCTTTGCTCTCTGGAACCGCGTCTCCTCGATCGGCTACTACATCACCTTCGTTGCGATGATCATCTTCTTCTACGCAACCTGGGAAGCCGTTCGGAAGAAGCGCCTGGCCGGTGACAATCCGTGGGGCGATGGTGCGACCACTCTGGAATGGACCCTGAGCTCGCCTCCGCCGTTCCACCAGTTCTCGACGCTGCCCAAGATGGACAGCAAGGACGCCCACTAA
- the coxB gene encoding cytochrome c oxidase subunit II, with protein MGAFSAAAMALMPALAGAQEIGRGHPEPGQIHMQQSVTPIMDSIVAFHDGPLLWTISLIVLLVLVLLVVIMVRFNARANPVPARFTHNTAIEIIWTVVPILVLVVIAIPSFGVLSDQLTVPDGERKYLGANIFSFGDVEVPAASLTVKASGEQWYWNYEYVDQGVAFDSNILSEAEIAELKPSQPRLLAVNNELIVPVDTTVRMQVTASPSGVIHAFAVPSFGIKIDAVPGRLNETWFNAREEGMYYGQCSELCGKDHAFMPIGVRVVSAEQFQAFITAFTESRDYATAAATLPPLQ; from the coding sequence ATGGGTGCCTTTTCGGCGGCCGCAATGGCGCTGATGCCGGCACTCGCCGGTGCCCAGGAAATCGGTCGGGGTCATCCTGAGCCGGGCCAGATTCACATGCAGCAGTCCGTGACCCCGATCATGGACTCCATCGTGGCGTTCCATGATGGCCCGCTGCTCTGGACCATCTCGCTGATCGTGCTGCTGGTCCTGGTGCTCCTGGTCGTGATCATGGTGCGCTTCAACGCCAGGGCCAATCCGGTCCCGGCGCGCTTCACCCACAACACGGCAATCGAGATCATCTGGACCGTGGTTCCCATCCTGGTCCTTGTGGTAATCGCCATTCCGTCCTTCGGCGTGCTCTCCGATCAGCTCACCGTTCCCGATGGTGAGCGCAAGTATCTTGGCGCCAACATCTTCTCCTTCGGCGATGTCGAAGTTCCCGCCGCCTCGCTTACCGTCAAGGCCTCCGGCGAGCAGTGGTACTGGAACTACGAATATGTCGACCAGGGCGTTGCCTTCGACAGCAACATCCTCTCAGAAGCCGAAATTGCCGAGCTCAAGCCGAGCCAGCCGCGCCTTCTGGCTGTGAACAACGAATTGATCGTTCCGGTCGACACCACCGTGCGTATGCAGGTTACGGCAAGTCCCTCGGGCGTGATCCACGCCTTTGCCGTGCCGTCCTTTGGCATCAAGATCGATGCCGTGCCTGGCCGCCTCAACGAAACTTGGTTTAATGCCCGCGAAGAAGGCATGTATTATGGCCAGTGCTCTGAACTGTGCGGCAAGGACCATGCCTTCATGCCGATCGGCGTCCGTGTCGTCAGTGCGGAACAATTTCAAGCCTTCATCACCGCTTTCACCGAAAGCCGTGACTATGCGACCGCAGCCGCCACGCTGCCGCCGCTGCAATAA
- a CDS encoding invasion associated locus B family protein has translation MIWAKRLGALGAVVATLLAVPAMAQGTVRAEYGDWQMSCDTPPGASSEQCAIIQNVLAEDQPNVGLSVIVLRTADREARLLRVLAPLGVLLPNGLGLNVDGTDMGRVAFVRCLPNGCIAEVELDDEIIGVLSEGESAIFVVFKTPEEGVGIPVSLEGFSEGFAALP, from the coding sequence ATGATCTGGGCAAAGCGGCTTGGTGCGCTCGGCGCGGTGGTGGCAACGCTTCTGGCGGTGCCAGCAATGGCACAGGGCACGGTTCGCGCCGAATATGGCGACTGGCAGATGAGTTGCGACACGCCCCCCGGCGCAAGCTCGGAACAATGCGCCATCATTCAGAACGTTCTGGCCGAAGATCAGCCCAATGTCGGCCTCTCGGTGATCGTTTTGCGCACTGCCGATCGCGAGGCGCGGCTGCTGCGCGTCCTCGCGCCGCTTGGCGTGCTGTTGCCGAACGGCCTGGGCCTTAATGTCGATGGCACGGATATGGGCCGCGTCGCCTTTGTGCGCTGCCTCCCCAATGGCTGCATCGCCGAAGTCGAACTCGACGACGAGATCATCGGCGTCCTGTCCGAGGGCGAAAGCGCGATCTTTGTCGTGTTCAAGACGCCCGAGGAAGGCGTGGGCATTCCCGTATCGCTTGAAGGCTTCTCTGAAGGCTTCGCGGCGCTGCCGTAA
- a CDS encoding PilZ domain-containing protein gives MNEDTRSSQRHRTLKGGKIVVNDGFSTFSCTVRNMSETGAKLLVPSVIGIPERFSLALDDGRSFACEVAWRTETELGVRFS, from the coding sequence ATGAACGAGGATACGCGCAGCAGCCAGCGGCACCGCACGCTCAAGGGCGGCAAGATCGTGGTCAATGATGGGTTTTCGACGTTTAGCTGCACGGTGCGGAACATGTCGGAGACCGGGGCCAAGCTCCTCGTGCCCAGCGTGATCGGCATTCCGGAGCGCTTTTCGCTGGCGCTCGACGATGGCCGCAGCTTTGCCTGCGAAGTGGCGTGGAGGACCGAGACCGAACTGGGTGTCCGCTTCTCGTGA
- a CDS encoding DUF1127 domain-containing protein → MALSLPGERSVAAASPANILRMIPAWFAGQKAARTRRLALQRLLDMDPAQLRDLGISRGDIADAMQVGNGRTPSMVLNAARARSARF, encoded by the coding sequence ATGGCTCTCTCGCTTCCCGGCGAGCGGTCAGTTGCGGCCGCCTCGCCAGCCAATATCCTGCGCATGATCCCTGCCTGGTTCGCCGGGCAGAAGGCCGCGCGTACCCGCCGCCTGGCCTTGCAGCGTCTGCTCGACATGGACCCCGCCCAACTCCGCGACCTCGGCATCAGCCGCGGCGATATCGCCGACGCCATGCAGGTCGGCAACGGCCGGACCCCTTCTATGGTGCTGAACGCCGCGCGCGCCCGCAGCGCCCGGTTCTAA
- a CDS encoding LysR family transcriptional regulator, translating to MTAPLDLDQLQSFCAIADCGSFTEAARRVNKTQSAVSMQIKRLEERLGHPLLSREGRTVTLTHHGEVLYERARKMLRTNAEILDHFNDGDLAGSIRFGVPDDYAVRLLPVILSSFQRTHPRIAVDVTCMPSEQLLEGMKVGRYDLIVFTQGTDQNFGELFRTERMFWVASHGGRALANEPLAIACGPQCCIWRKDAMDALERSSLDYRIAYTSSNATAISSAVLSDLAIGFLPESALQPGMRVVAEEHKLPRLADAQIALMRGSHAYGGIYDALATHIVQSMGNLEPQSQAAAAE from the coding sequence ATGACCGCCCCGCTCGACCTCGACCAGCTGCAGAGTTTTTGCGCCATCGCCGATTGCGGCAGCTTCACGGAAGCCGCGCGCCGGGTCAACAAGACGCAGTCGGCGGTCTCGATGCAGATCAAGCGGCTCGAGGAGCGGCTCGGCCATCCTCTTCTGTCGCGCGAAGGTCGGACGGTGACGCTGACGCATCATGGCGAGGTGCTTTACGAACGCGCCCGCAAGATGCTGCGCACCAATGCCGAAATCCTCGACCATTTCAACGATGGCGACCTCGCCGGGTCGATTCGTTTCGGCGTGCCGGACGATTATGCGGTCCGCCTCCTGCCGGTAATCCTTTCAAGCTTCCAGCGCACGCATCCGCGCATTGCCGTGGACGTGACCTGCATGCCGTCCGAGCAATTGCTGGAAGGCATGAAGGTGGGGCGCTACGACCTCATCGTCTTTACCCAGGGGACCGACCAGAATTTTGGCGAGTTGTTCCGCACCGAACGCATGTTCTGGGTCGCGAGCCATGGCGGGCGGGCGCTCGCCAATGAGCCGCTGGCCATTGCCTGCGGCCCGCAATGCTGCATCTGGCGCAAGGACGCCATGGATGCACTGGAGCGATCGAGCCTCGACTACCGGATTGCCTATACGTCCTCGAACGCCACCGCGATCAGCTCGGCGGTGCTTTCCGACCTCGCCATCGGCTTTTTGCCGGAAAGCGCGCTGCAGCCGGGAATGCGGGTGGTGGCCGAAGAGCACAAGCTGCCGCGGCTGGCCGATGCGCAGATCGCCTTGATGCGCGGCAGCCATGCCTATGGCGGAATCTACGATGCCCTGGCCACCCATATCGTACAATCCATGGGCAATCTCGAACCGCAAAGCCAGGCTGCGGCGGCCGAGTAA
- the xseA gene encoding exodeoxyribonuclease VII large subunit, translating into MSQLLTNATEFTVSEIAQAVKRTVEDEFGHVRVRGEISGFRGQHSSGHCYFTLKDDAAAMDAVVWKGSYARLSFKPQEGLEVIATGRLTTFPRSSKYQIVIDNIEPAGAGALMALLEERRKKLLAEGLFAKERKRALPYLPRVIGVITSPTGAVIRDILHRLDDRFPSHVLVWPVRVQGETCAPEVVNAIEGFNAMQPGGRIPRPDLLIVARGGGSIEDLWGFNEEAVVRAVAASGIPVISAVGHETDTTLVDYASDMRAPTPTAAAEAAVPVRAELIAYVEDQGGRQRQAARRALSSLKDRLRAASAGLPRATDLVATQRQSLDYFSSHLSTALRHSVQLRSQTLTKVSAKLEPRLMQQRHKELSERLKTLGNQGYRGLRTKVERARLTFDPCSKKLPQAVGTSLERKQSALHRIAPRLNRGPLLAELRQARSELAPVIDRYLRSGPVITAGRTQKLEQLGKLMETLGYRNVLARGYAIVQDGAGALVSSAGQLKPGDAIHVMLAEGEVDATVNGAPARRKSAKPIPDSDVQDSLF; encoded by the coding sequence ATGTCGCAGCTCCTGACCAACGCCACTGAATTTACCGTTTCCGAGATCGCCCAGGCGGTGAAGCGCACCGTGGAGGACGAGTTCGGGCATGTGCGGGTGCGTGGCGAAATCTCGGGATTTCGCGGGCAGCATTCGTCGGGCCACTGTTATTTCACGCTCAAGGACGATGCAGCGGCGATGGACGCCGTGGTGTGGAAGGGCAGCTATGCCCGGCTGAGCTTCAAGCCGCAGGAAGGGCTCGAAGTCATCGCCACCGGGCGGCTGACGACGTTTCCGCGTTCCAGCAAATACCAGATCGTCATCGACAATATCGAGCCGGCCGGCGCCGGAGCGCTGATGGCGCTGCTCGAGGAGCGGCGCAAGAAGCTGCTTGCGGAGGGCCTCTTTGCCAAGGAGCGCAAGCGCGCCCTGCCCTATCTGCCGCGGGTGATCGGGGTGATCACCTCCCCGACCGGGGCGGTGATCCGCGATATCCTCCATCGGCTGGATGATCGTTTTCCGAGCCATGTGCTCGTCTGGCCGGTGCGGGTGCAGGGCGAGACCTGTGCGCCCGAAGTGGTCAACGCCATCGAGGGTTTTAACGCCATGCAGCCGGGCGGGCGCATTCCGCGGCCTGACCTCCTGATCGTGGCGCGCGGCGGCGGCTCCATTGAGGATCTTTGGGGGTTCAACGAGGAGGCCGTGGTGCGCGCCGTGGCCGCGTCGGGCATTCCGGTGATCTCTGCGGTCGGTCACGAGACCGATACGACGCTGGTCGATTACGCCTCCGACATGCGCGCGCCGACGCCGACAGCTGCGGCGGAAGCGGCAGTGCCGGTGCGGGCGGAGCTGATCGCCTATGTCGAGGATCAGGGCGGGCGGCAGCGGCAGGCGGCGAGGCGGGCGCTGTCTAGCCTCAAGGATCGCTTGCGCGCGGCGTCTGCCGGGCTGCCGCGGGCCACGGACCTGGTCGCAACGCAGAGACAAAGTCTCGATTACTTTTCGAGCCATCTCTCGACGGCGCTACGACATTCCGTGCAACTGCGCTCTCAAACCCTCACCAAGGTTTCGGCAAAGCTCGAACCTCGTCTCATGCAACAGCGTCACAAGGAGCTGTCGGAACGGCTCAAGACCTTGGGCAACCAGGGTTACCGCGGTCTAAGGACTAAAGTCGAGCGGGCGCGGCTGACCTTTGATCCGTGCTCCAAGAAATTGCCGCAGGCGGTGGGAACGTCCTTGGAGCGCAAGCAGAGCGCGCTGCACCGGATCGCGCCGCGGCTCAATAGAGGACCGCTTCTGGCCGAGTTGCGGCAGGCGCGCAGCGAACTGGCGCCGGTGATAGACCGCTATCTGCGATCGGGGCCGGTGATCACGGCCGGACGCACTCAAAAGCTGGAACAGCTCGGCAAGCTCATGGAAACGCTTGGCTATCGCAATGTTTTGGCGCGCGGCTATGCCATCGTCCAGGACGGCGCCGGCGCCTTGGTCAGCAGTGCCGGCCAGCTCAAACCGGGCGATGCGATCCATGTCATGCTGGCCGAGGGCGAGGTCGATGCCACCGTCAATGGCGCGCCAGCGCGGCGCAAAAGCGCGAAGCCGATACCCGACAGCGATGTGCAGGATAGCCTCTTTTGA
- a CDS encoding DUF2093 domain-containing protein: MNIFDKGFAPAEASLRYLDGDYVVLKPGTFVRCAISGKPIPLDELFYWSVDRQEAYADAVTANLAFERFGRGK, translated from the coding sequence ATGAACATTTTCGACAAGGGCTTTGCGCCCGCCGAAGCCAGCTTGCGCTATCTCGATGGCGATTATGTCGTGCTCAAGCCCGGCACTTTCGTGCGCTGCGCCATTTCCGGCAAGCCGATCCCGCTCGATGAGCTCTTCTACTGGAGTGTCGACCGGCAGGAGGCCTATGCCGACGCCGTCACCGCAAACCTGGCCTTCGAGCGCTTCGGCCGGGGCAAGTAG
- a CDS encoding glycosyltransferase family protein, translating to MNEAATRQRFLIISNGHGEDAIAAQLIAQMPPTVSVEAYPMIGSGKAYDGICRVVGPRATLASEGWRNVKGSLRRDVVNGGLGTVPPALQFLRSIRGRYDRLIVIGDMVGVLACLLTGNRELVYLDVYKTGAARLYSGLERWAIRRTCDLVFCRADNLAALLRQDGVDARAPGNLMMDTIPRGQFDAASRRQKPLGVTLLPGSRALTGESFALQIAALRTVPEDLRPDVFLAVAGSVQVDELAKAAGLQREAMLSSEPDDLGILSDSTITVHMARGRAMGNLLDASDVVLSQAGTASIQSLGLGKPVITFINPRDRRSRFEDEQNLFGAARVVVDAEAEAVGAALTRLLRDGDERARLGDIGRERIGGPGAMKAVFEALALG from the coding sequence ATGAACGAGGCAGCGACGCGTCAGCGCTTCCTCATCATTTCCAACGGCCACGGCGAAGATGCGATCGCCGCACAGCTGATCGCGCAGATGCCGCCGACCGTTTCGGTGGAAGCCTATCCGATGATCGGCAGCGGCAAGGCCTATGACGGCATATGCCGCGTCGTCGGTCCCCGCGCGACGCTGGCCTCGGAGGGCTGGCGCAATGTCAAAGGCTCGCTGCGGCGCGATGTGGTCAATGGCGGCCTTGGCACTGTGCCCCCTGCCCTCCAGTTTCTGCGCTCGATCCGGGGCCGCTACGACCGGCTGATCGTGATCGGCGACATGGTTGGCGTTCTGGCCTGCCTTCTTACCGGCAATCGCGAGCTGGTTTACCTCGATGTCTACAAGACCGGTGCGGCGCGGCTCTATTCCGGGCTGGAACGCTGGGCCATCCGGCGGACCTGCGACCTCGTGTTTTGTCGCGCCGACAACCTAGCAGCGCTCTTGAGGCAAGACGGCGTCGACGCAAGGGCGCCTGGCAATCTGATGATGGATACGATCCCGCGCGGGCAGTTCGATGCGGCGTCGCGGCGGCAAAAGCCTTTAGGGGTCACGCTGTTGCCAGGGAGCCGTGCGCTAACTGGGGAAAGCTTTGCGCTCCAGATTGCGGCGCTACGGACGGTGCCGGAAGACCTGCGGCCCGATGTGTTCCTGGCGGTCGCCGGAAGCGTCCAGGTGGACGAGCTGGCAAAGGCCGCCGGCTTGCAGCGGGAAGCCATGCTCAGCAGCGAGCCGGATGATCTCGGCATACTCAGCGACAGCACCATCACCGTCCACATGGCGCGCGGCCGGGCGATGGGAAATCTGCTCGATGCCTCGGACGTGGTGCTGAGCCAGGCCGGCACGGCGAGCATCCAGTCGCTGGGCCTCGGCAAGCCGGTCATCACCTTCATCAACCCACGCGACCGCCGCTCCCGCTTTGAAGACGAGCAAAACCTCTTCGGCGCGGCGCGGGTGGTGGTCGATGCCGAAGCCGAGGCCGTCGGCGCAGCCCTCACCAGGCTCTTGCGCGATGGCGACGAGCGGGCGCGACTGGGAGATATCGGCCGCGAACGTATTGGCGGTCCGGGGGCAATGAAGGCGGTGTTTGAGGCGCTGGCGCTGGGCTGA
- a CDS encoding DUF4170 domain-containing protein, producing the protein MAEQAEKQLLHLVIGGELSGLDGVTFADLDQVDIVGVYPNYASAYAVWRQKAQQTVDSAQTRYFIVHLHRLLNPETPAA; encoded by the coding sequence ATGGCTGAACAAGCGGAAAAGCAGCTTCTCCACCTCGTCATCGGCGGCGAGCTTTCAGGTCTCGACGGCGTCACCTTTGCCGATCTCGACCAGGTCGATATCGTCGGCGTCTACCCCAACTATGCTTCTGCCTATGCCGTGTGGCGCCAAAAGGCGCAGCAAACGGTGGACAGCGCCCAGACGCGCTATTTCATCGTCCACCTGCACCGCCTGCTGAACCCCGAAACGCCGGCGGCGTAA